A DNA window from Chthoniobacterales bacterium contains the following coding sequences:
- a CDS encoding prepilin-type N-terminal cleavage/methylation domain-containing protein: MEPRKLVRRHCGVASRSRVSRRRRRDSPCQRRQRGPLQQPIRILLHGRRLDDDGLRADGKIPRHQIAFALFAAARVLQLRPEREPLGSSLRIDELAGAVERIHVAHLLHAAGRCAGRSLHRILRDLHRQPGVHDGDRVCRLHLISLGGDDGRQLHPGHGDLQLDCRSGAGDQRIGCLRPPSGRRLAHRVAQARNMKSRLLHPQQPLDTGFTLVELLVVMAIIAVLAAVAIAASGSAVAKSAAAECATNLRSLGAGLQLYCADHGGSFPRSYHSAGASREPGWAASIAPYLGTPEATATEDWKTLFNSFFRCPADKNSDPRVYSYGLNVFFELDPDGDDYVGAPASWRRTVAIPNPSRTIMLAEVASASGGMTADHFMCHQWSSVNAAKNAVAHERHSGKSNFLFVDGHVETLPIADTFTSKTHNRWNPSTAGN, from the coding sequence ATGGAGCCCAGGAAACTGGTTCGCCGACACTGCGGCGTGGCGTCCCGATCTCGGGTCTCCCGAAGGCGTCGGAGGGACTCCCCTTGCCAACGCAGGCAACGGGGCCCTCTTCAACAACCAATACGGATTCTCCTTCATGGGCGACGGCTCGATGATGATGGCTTACGTGCCGACGGGAAAATCCCTCGGCATCAGATTGCTTTCGCTCTCTTCGCCGCTGCTCGAGTCCTACAACTACGGCCAGAGCGCGAACCGTTGGGATCAAGTCTTCGCATCGACGAACTCGCAGGTGCTGTGGAGCGGATCCATGTGGCACACCTACTTCACGCTGCCGGGCGATGCGCTGGCCGGAGCCTACACCGCATCCTTCGAGATCTTCATCGCCAACCAGGCGTTCACGACGGGGACCGGGTTTGCCGACTACACCTCATCAGCCTTGGCGGCGACGACGGACGCCAACTTCACCCCGGCCACGGTGACCTACAGCTGGACTGTCGTTCCGGAGCCGGGGACCAGCGCATTGGTTGCCTTCGCCCTCCTTCTGGCAGGCGCCTCGCACATCGTGTCGCGCAAGCGAGAAACATGAAAAGCCGGCTCTTGCATCCGCAGCAGCCACTGGATACGGGATTCACGCTCGTCGAGCTGTTGGTTGTTATGGCGATCATCGCCGTCTTGGCGGCCGTTGCCATCGCGGCCTCGGGTTCGGCCGTTGCCAAGTCCGCAGCCGCCGAATGCGCGACCAATCTCCGCAGTCTGGGCGCTGGACTACAGCTCTACTGCGCCGATCACGGAGGCTCATTCCCGCGCAGCTACCACAGCGCTGGGGCATCCAGAGAGCCCGGATGGGCCGCCTCCATCGCACCTTATTTGGGAACACCCGAAGCAACGGCGACGGAAGATTGGAAAACCCTGTTCAACAGTTTTTTCCGGTGTCCGGCGGACAAGAACTCGGACCCGAGAGTTTACAGCTACGGACTCAATGTCTTTTTCGAGCTCGATCCGGACGGCGACGACTACGTGGGCGCGCCGGCCTCGTGGCGACGCACGGTCGCCATTCCGAATCCCAGTCGCACGATCATGCTCGCCGAGGTTGCATCCGCATCCGGCGGAATGACGGCCGACCACTTCATGTGCCATCAATGGTCATCCGTCAACGCGGCCAAAAATGCCGTCGCGCACGAGCGCCACTCCGGTAAGTCGAATTTTCTTTTCGTGGACGGTCATGTCGAAACTCTGCCGATCGCGGACACATTCACCAGCAAGACCCACAACCGCTGGAACCCGTCCACCGCGGGCAATTGA
- a CDS encoding redoxin domain-containing protein — protein MSVLAGCGRADKSGAMREYEVRGIVREPLSGESEIMVEHEDVPGLMPSMTMPFKPRDRAEAVDLKAGDGVAFTLTVDDAGSSISQIRKIDPASVKLPVPLPPRGGADAPVKRIKEGDTWPVFTLVDQNENDISSADLAGNYTLVNFMFTRCAVPDYCPLMTRNFAEIESALGAETGAGKVRLLSVSFDPEDTPEVLRQYAKAKGADWTFATGDPGEIDKVTRAFAVRVEQEGGTYNHGLCTALIGPDGKILQLWRGNAWKPQEVTEAVRTALGTTQN, from the coding sequence GTGTCGGTGCTTGCCGGGTGCGGGCGGGCGGACAAATCCGGCGCGATGCGCGAGTATGAAGTCCGCGGAATCGTGCGCGAACCCCTCTCCGGCGAAAGTGAGATCATGGTGGAGCACGAGGATGTGCCCGGCCTGATGCCGTCGATGACCATGCCTTTCAAGCCGCGGGATCGCGCGGAAGCCGTGGATCTCAAAGCCGGTGATGGTGTGGCTTTCACTCTGACTGTCGATGATGCGGGTAGTTCCATCTCGCAGATCCGCAAGATCGATCCTGCGTCGGTCAAACTCCCGGTGCCGCTGCCTCCTCGCGGGGGCGCCGATGCGCCCGTCAAGCGCATCAAGGAAGGCGACACATGGCCGGTCTTCACGCTCGTGGACCAAAACGAAAATGATATCAGCTCCGCGGACCTCGCCGGCAATTACACGCTCGTGAACTTCATGTTCACACGCTGTGCCGTGCCCGACTACTGCCCGTTGATGACGCGGAATTTTGCGGAAATCGAATCCGCCCTCGGTGCCGAGACCGGCGCCGGCAAGGTGCGGCTTTTGAGTGTTTCTTTCGATCCCGAGGACACGCCGGAAGTCCTGCGTCAATATGCGAAGGCCAAGGGCGCCGACTGGACGTTCGCCACCGGCGATCCCGGCGAAATCGACAAGGTCACGCGTGCTTTCGCGGTGCGCGTGGAGCAGGAAGGCGGCACCTACAACCACGGGCTTTGCACGGCGCTCATCGGGCCGGATGGAAAAATTTTGCAACTCTGGCGGGGCAATGCATGGAAGCCGCAGGAAGTCACGGAGGCCGTTCGCACCGCTCTCGGAACAACGCAGAACTGA
- a CDS encoding azurin, translating into MKTTKLLLSLPLAVIVSALLSSCGDSGAPAAGGGEAVQVTIQANDQMKYDTDRIEAKPGQSVQVTLRNVGTMPKVSMGHNFVVLDGQVAPEQFLEASQMQMASDYVAPELKEHVIAHTKLLGPGEFDTITFAAPKTAGDYPFLCSFPGHYAIGMKGVLSVK; encoded by the coding sequence ATGAAAACCACCAAACTCCTGTTGTCGCTGCCGCTGGCAGTCATTGTATCCGCGCTGCTTTCCTCTTGCGGTGACAGCGGTGCACCCGCCGCCGGAGGCGGCGAAGCCGTCCAAGTGACGATCCAGGCCAACGACCAGATGAAATATGACACCGATCGGATCGAGGCCAAACCGGGTCAAAGCGTCCAAGTAACCCTGCGCAATGTCGGCACGATGCCGAAGGTTTCCATGGGCCACAATTTTGTCGTTCTCGACGGCCAAGTCGCGCCCGAGCAGTTCCTCGAGGCGAGCCAGATGCAGATGGCCAGCGATTATGTCGCGCCGGAATTGAAGGAGCATGTCATCGCGCACACCAAGCTTCTCGGGCCGGGCGAGTTCGACACTATCACCTTCGCTGCGCCGAAAACCGCTGGCGACTATCCGTTTCTCTGCTCCTTCCCGGGTCACTACGCCATCGGGATGAAGGGCGTTCTGTCCGTCAAATAA
- the nosZ gene encoding Sec-dependent nitrous-oxide reductase: protein MKPHIEKLLATAALAVVVSLLAPGCGQKKSASANNAVSDAERKDMALASFVAPGEKDEYYLFYSGGHSGQIYVAGVPSLRHISTIPVFTPYPGTGYGFDEASKKMLGDYTWGDVHHPALSQTDSLYDGRWLFCNDNANNRVARIDLRDFKTKQILGPIPNASGTHASSFVTENTDYLFLATRFSTPLPRGRVADPKDYAKEFNGMITAVKVDPKDGEMSLAYQILMPPLDFDLCSTGKGPSSGFAFFTSYNTEMAGDLLEVNATQKDRDLAAIVNWKAAAEAAAANKGTVMNGVQVLDPSKVPGILYYVPVGKSPHGMDTDPTGQWIVAGGKLQPSTTVLNIDKIKAAIANKDFDGEFRGVPILNYNSVVEGEVPVGLGPLHTQYDGKGNAYTSLFVDSNITKWKLPPWTDAEKKDLTSVVLDKMPVNFSVGHLVVAGSDTKKPYGKWLVAMNKLSKGRHVSVGPSQPESSQLIDISGDKMKMVAEAYTEPEPHFAQIVAVKDLKPIEVYPKTENKDPNAVWDAKETGVTREGNKVTAKVIAVRSRFIPDRIDANVGDELIVHVTNIEQAGDMIHGFGVNDHNLNVVIDPGETKTFKVKLTKTGVFPFYCTNFCSALHQEMQGYLVVHPEGEPVAKAD from the coding sequence ATGAAACCCCACATTGAAAAACTGCTGGCAACTGCGGCGCTTGCCGTGGTCGTCAGCTTGCTCGCACCCGGTTGCGGCCAGAAAAAATCCGCTTCGGCCAACAACGCGGTGAGCGATGCCGAACGCAAAGACATGGCGCTGGCTTCGTTTGTCGCCCCCGGCGAGAAGGACGAATACTACCTGTTCTATTCCGGCGGTCACTCGGGCCAGATTTACGTCGCCGGCGTCCCTTCGCTGCGTCACATCTCGACCATCCCCGTGTTCACGCCTTATCCGGGCACCGGCTACGGCTTCGACGAGGCATCGAAGAAAATGCTGGGCGATTACACGTGGGGCGACGTTCACCATCCGGCTCTCTCCCAGACGGATTCGCTCTACGACGGGCGCTGGTTGTTCTGCAACGACAACGCCAACAACCGCGTGGCTCGCATCGACCTGCGCGATTTCAAAACCAAGCAGATCCTCGGACCGATCCCGAACGCGAGCGGCACGCACGCCTCGTCGTTCGTCACGGAAAACACCGACTACCTGTTCCTTGCCACGCGGTTCTCCACGCCGCTGCCGCGCGGGCGCGTGGCCGATCCGAAAGATTACGCGAAAGAGTTCAACGGCATGATCACCGCAGTGAAGGTTGACCCGAAAGACGGAGAGATGAGCCTGGCCTACCAGATCCTAATGCCTCCGCTCGATTTCGATCTTTGCTCGACCGGCAAAGGCCCGAGCAGCGGATTCGCGTTCTTCACGTCCTACAACACCGAAATGGCCGGCGATCTGCTCGAGGTCAATGCTACGCAAAAAGACCGCGACCTCGCTGCCATCGTGAATTGGAAAGCCGCCGCCGAAGCCGCGGCCGCCAACAAGGGAACGGTCATGAACGGCGTGCAGGTCCTCGACCCCTCCAAGGTTCCGGGCATTCTTTATTACGTGCCCGTCGGCAAATCGCCGCACGGCATGGACACCGACCCGACCGGTCAGTGGATCGTCGCCGGCGGCAAACTCCAACCGAGCACGACCGTTCTCAATATCGACAAGATCAAGGCCGCCATCGCCAACAAGGATTTCGACGGCGAATTCCGCGGCGTGCCGATCCTGAATTACAACAGCGTGGTGGAAGGCGAAGTTCCAGTCGGACTCGGTCCGCTCCACACGCAATATGACGGCAAAGGCAATGCCTACACGTCGCTCTTCGTCGATTCCAACATCACGAAATGGAAACTCCCGCCGTGGACCGATGCTGAGAAAAAAGATCTCACCTCGGTCGTGCTGGACAAAATGCCCGTCAACTTCAGCGTCGGCCACCTCGTGGTTGCCGGAAGCGACACGAAGAAGCCCTACGGCAAATGGCTGGTTGCCATGAACAAATTGTCCAAAGGGCGCCACGTCAGCGTCGGACCCTCGCAACCCGAGTCGAGCCAGCTGATCGACATCAGCGGAGACAAAATGAAAATGGTGGCCGAGGCTTACACCGAGCCCGAACCGCACTTCGCGCAGATCGTCGCGGTGAAAGACCTCAAGCCCATCGAGGTTTACCCAAAAACGGAGAACAAGGATCCCAACGCCGTGTGGGACGCGAAAGAAACCGGCGTGACGCGCGAGGGCAACAAAGTCACCGCCAAAGTTATCGCTGTGCGCAGCCGCTTCATTCCCGACCGCATCGATGCAAACGTCGGTGATGAGCTGATCGTCCACGTCACCAACATCGAACAGGCCGGGGACATGATCCACGGGTTCGGTGTCAACGACCACAACCTCAACGTGGTCATCGATCCGGGCGAAACCAAGACGTTCAAGGTCAAACTGACCAAGACCGGCGTGTTTCCCTTCTATTGCACGAACTTCTGCTCCGCGCTGCACCAAGAGATGCAGGGCTACCTCGTCGTGCATCCCGAGGGCGAGCCGGTTGCCAAAGCGGATTGA
- a CDS encoding carbohydrate-binding protein translates to MLPLFAAVFNAQTILAAGTSVSPLQQLVDDAGPGATVRVPVGVYEGNLVIEKPLHLIGDEGAEIRGTGRGKTVAITAPDVTLEGFRIRGSGRDLMDDDATVFVAADRATIINNSIDDCLHGIYLKKVKDCRITGNVITGTAIVADTSDPGDDPENCDASTPVGGPGNGIHQWNCERTEIAGNTITRTRDGIYFSFTNHCRIEGNKVSRVRYGLHYMYSDDNTFEGNRFFANAGGAAVMFSERVTIHDNDFVDNRGSRATGLILLSVDDSVIEGNRIGKNALGLSLNQCNRNRFIANAVDGNHVGMRFGGNSDDNAFSANSFRRNLYPAEMTGESGTNRWEVAGVGNRWDNVAPVDFNADGIGDLPHRELDVLGSLRRDFAPVSLLAGSPALWLVRFAHQRAALPGLNTIQDNSPLLDVAPAGRFFRPKP, encoded by the coding sequence TTGCTGCCGCTATTCGCCGCAGTCTTTAACGCGCAAACTATCCTCGCAGCCGGCACGAGCGTCTCGCCGCTGCAACAACTTGTCGATGACGCCGGCCCCGGTGCGACGGTGCGTGTTCCCGTCGGAGTTTACGAGGGCAATCTTGTCATCGAAAAGCCGCTGCACCTGATCGGCGATGAAGGTGCGGAAATCCGCGGCACGGGCCGCGGCAAGACGGTCGCGATCACCGCGCCGGACGTGACGCTGGAGGGATTTCGCATACGCGGCTCCGGACGCGACCTGATGGACGACGATGCCACGGTGTTCGTCGCGGCCGATCGTGCGACCATCATCAACAACAGCATCGACGACTGCCTGCACGGCATTTATCTCAAAAAAGTCAAAGATTGCCGTATCACCGGGAATGTCATCACGGGAACTGCCATTGTTGCGGACACCTCGGATCCCGGTGACGATCCGGAGAATTGCGATGCCAGCACACCGGTCGGAGGCCCCGGCAACGGCATCCACCAGTGGAATTGCGAGCGGACGGAAATCGCCGGCAACACCATCACCCGCACGCGCGACGGGATTTATTTTTCATTCACCAACCACTGCCGAATCGAGGGCAACAAGGTCAGCCGCGTGCGCTACGGTCTGCACTACATGTATTCGGACGACAACACGTTCGAGGGCAACCGCTTTTTCGCCAACGCGGGCGGGGCGGCCGTCATGTTTTCCGAGCGCGTGACCATCCATGACAACGACTTCGTGGACAACCGCGGATCGCGCGCCACGGGGCTCATTCTCCTCTCGGTGGACGATTCCGTCATCGAGGGCAACCGCATCGGGAAGAACGCGCTGGGACTTTCGCTCAACCAGTGCAACCGCAACCGATTCATCGCCAATGCGGTCGATGGCAACCACGTTGGGATGCGCTTCGGCGGCAACTCCGACGACAATGCATTTTCCGCGAATTCTTTTCGCCGCAATTTATATCCGGCGGAGATGACCGGCGAGAGCGGCACGAACCGCTGGGAGGTGGCCGGCGTGGGCAACCGCTGGGACAATGTCGCGCCGGTGGACTTCAACGCCGACGGCATCGGCGATCTGCCGCACCGCGAGTTGGATGTGCTCGGATCTTTGCGCCGTGATTTTGCGCCGGTGAGCCTGCTCGCGGGCAGTCCCGCGCTTTGGCTCGTGCGCTTTGCGCACCAGCGCGCCGCGTTGCCCGGGCTCAACACGATCCAAGACAACTCGCCGCTGCTCGATGTTGCTCCCGCCGGAAGATTTTTCCGCCCGAAGCCGTGA